The nucleotide window CTGCAAAGGTACTCCTGGTAAAGCTGTTGGCACCAAGCGCACTGGCTGCGTACAGTGGATAAGCGTCCACGAAAAACGTAAAGACCCCTTGAAATACGAAGATCATTCTATTTACGGTGTCAGTGAGAGCGCCATCAGGCATCCAGTCTCCAAGACAGTGTGAACTTACCCAGCTCCAAATACGGCGCTTCCAATGATAGGCACAATCCAATGGACTGAAGGGAAGCTGTTGTCTTTCAGTCATTTGCCACGTCTTAGGGGTGAGACAATGTACTCACGTTGTCCATCCAAACCAGAACAGTCCGATCGTCATGAGCGGAGCTCCGATGACAGCGGGTGGTAGACGACTTTCCGGCTCATTGTTCCTGgtatttccttcctctttgtGGCCTCGGGAGAAGTAGGGGTAAATCTTGCAGCACCTGCTCCGCTCTTAGTCCCAAATTGCCTCCATGATGCAAGAAAATGTGTGCGTTCACATCGAGTTGCTCATCACCTACCAAGGGTCAATTACGACTGCCAGTATCATACCCACGAATAGACCAGTGAATGCCAGTCCTGACTGCCATAACCCGAAATTATAGGCGTTTCCATACACCACCCCAAACGctccaaagaagagatacTGGATGCCTAAGGCGATGGACGAGAGTAGGCAAAGATTAAGACACATCGGCTCCAGGAGAAGTAGCATGAATGGTCGATATAGGGAGTGAAGAACGGTCTACTCCGGACTCGCGGTTAGTCATTTATCAACGACcaaattttctattatatctACCTTCAAAACAGATCGATCCATTTTTTCGATCGCTGCCCTCCATCGATCGTCTCCAGTTTCCTGCCGCAATTTGCGAGCCCTGCTTCGGAGCAGCACTGGCGCATATGTCTCGGGAACAAAAATGATAACGAGAATAGACTGGATGCTTGACCAGATGAGCAAGACGTAAAATGACCACCTCCTGTACGCTCGTTAGACTCGATTTACTGGGATTTTCCAGGCCCCAGGGGGAATTTCCGGCCTACCATAAGGCCCACGAATTTATCAGCCCGCCCAGAATAGGTCCTATGCTGGCCCCGGTACTGCAAGCCATTAGTCGCAAAGCGATACCACAAGCAACGGATTCCGTACAATGGTGAAGCTGTGTATAGCAGCATGGGGGTGTGCAAGGTGCTTTTGGTGTACATGTCGCCCACAGTAGCCCCCGCGACCGAGGTAAATGCCGCCCCTGCGAGTCCGTCTAAGAACCTTGCGACTAGCATTGTTTGAATATtgtgagcagcagcacagGGTATAAGGAAGACAATGTATAGAGGAAGTGAAACGAGATAGATGGGCCTTCTGCCGTAGAACTCCGACAATGGGCTCATTACTAAAGGTCCCCATCCCAGTCCAGCAATGTAGAAACTCAGCCCGAGAGTTGCAACGGTTCGAGAGCAATTGAATTCGGCCATTATCTGATTGTACGTCGCTGTGTAAAGCGAGCTGGTGACGCATACGCACACCGTCATTGTACTTACTAGGCTCACGATGATCCATTTGCGCTTCGATGTCATAGCGTGTGGGTTTGCTGGATCGTCCTCCTGCCAGTGAACCTCGTAATCGTCCTGGTGCTCATTATCTTCACTATTGATAATCGCCTCCTGGTCACCGAGCTCAGCCTGAGCCATTGTGCAAGGCATCGCCTTCCGGGccggaggggatgatgatctttCGTGGTGGGGCTGGCATGGCGCTGAGAGAAAGTGCGAGTTCGTTCTCGGTCGAGTAATCTTCTCTTCATGCAGATAAGCATCAGGCAAACCGGGTTGTTGGGGTGTTGGGCGCCACTGGTGCTCGGAACCGGATTTTAACATCTCATAGGGTTCCGGGTAGTACGCCGAACTCTGTATTTGGAAATAAGCCGAGATAGGTCTGGGAGTGCAACGCAGAAAAGGCCTCACTGAGACATACGGTTGGAAAGTGGTACAAAGCATGGGCAGTGGGTTGACAACAGCAAATTCGCCGACAAGGAGGTCAAAAAGTGAGGCAAACATTGACTTCTATCCATTAAGATTAACGCAGCATTCACTGCTATCTGCGCCCAATAGAAGCATTCAGACAAAGTAATAACACTGAGAATCATCGAATAGCGATTGCAGGTGAGCTTTTGTTCCTGGTCGGAGGTTGCCAAACCTCAATCAAAAGCCATGGCATGTCAGTTCACCTTGTAGTATTTCTGGGGTCATCCATATTGAGGACTTGTGTAGCCTGCATTAGTCTCTATATACATTGTAGAACCGCCATTGGTGACACTAGTATTCCGGTCCACGTGGATGGAACCGGGTGTATATAAGGCCACGTCACATATCCTTTTCATGATCAGATCTCTTCCCCAGCTGCTCTTCTGATCACCGTTGTTACTTCAGTTGGCTTCGAAAGGAAAGGACTATGGGAGGCGTCGAGGAACTCTGTGTGGATGGGATAACCTGCCGCCCAATCCTCCACCATCATTTTCTGGATCCCTAAGGGGATAGCATTATCCTGAGCACAGTAGAGGTAGGTACTGGGAACTTCTTTCCAGGCAGCATATGTGCATGGGCTGAGGAAGGTCCGATAACTTTGCGGACGTAAAGATTTGACTGCCGCCTGAGCATCTTCTTCGGATACGTCATTGTAGAAAACCTCGTCTGGTCTGTCTGGGTTGACTTCCAGGCGATCCGCCGAGACATTGAACCACGGCAAGTCGTTTCCCCCGAAAGCGCCGAGGAGAGATTTCCCTTCAGGAATGATAaacgagcagcagaagaagatatgAGCCACGCCGCCGGCTTGGCCGTTATTCTGCCGGCTATCGCAGTCCAACCCCTTGACGGCTTCGCTTGAAGGCACTCCTCCGTAAGAGTGTACTACGAGCACGACCTTCTTGCCGGCATCGACTAGACGCTCTAGATGGCTTCGTATCTGGGCCACATCGGCAGAGAAGTCTGGCAAGTGCTCAGTTGGTCCCACGGAAGAAAGATGAACGAGGTCCGTCTCGTACCCCGCAGCTTC belongs to Aspergillus luchuensis IFO 4308 DNA, chromosome 3, nearly complete sequence and includes:
- a CDS encoding MFS transporter (COG:G;~EggNog:ENOG410PHC0;~InterPro:IPR005829,IPR020846,IPR011701,IPR036259;~PFAM:PF07690;~TransMembrane:10 (i45-69o81-101i113-132o138-160i172-197o203-230i269-296o316-340i361-380o386-414i);~go_component: GO:0016021 - integral component of membrane [Evidence IEA];~go_function: GO:0022857 - transmembrane transporter activity [Evidence IEA];~go_process: GO:0055085 - transmembrane transport [Evidence IEA]); protein product: MAQAELGDQEAIINSEDNEHQDDYEVHWQEDDPANPHAMTSKRKWIIVSLVSTMTVCVCVTSSLYTATYNQIMAEFNCSRTVATLGLSFYIAGLGWGPLVMSPLSEFYGRRPIYLVSLPLYIVFLIPCAAAHNIQTMLVARFLDGLAGAAFTSVAGATVGDMYTKSTLHTPMLLYTASPFTGASIGPILGGLINSWALWRWSFYVLLIWSSIQSILVIIFVPETYAPVLLRSRARKLRQETGDDRWRAAIEKMDRSVLKTVLHSLYRPFMLLLLEPMCLNLCLLSSIALGIQYLFFGAFGVVYGNAYNFGLWQSGLAFTGLFVGMILAVVIDPWCCKIYPYFSRGHKEEGNTRNNEPESRLPPAVIGAPLMTIGLFWFGWTTFPSVHWIVPIIGSAVFGAGMIFVFQGVFTFFVDAYPLYAASALGANSFTRSTFAAAFPLFGVEMYHKLGDQWATSLLAFLSLAMTPFP
- a CDS encoding uncharacterized protein (COG:S;~EggNog:ENOG410PSKI;~InterPro:IPR000073,IPR029058;~MEROPS:MER0213816;~PFAM:PF12697) — its product is MAPFPTIVFVPGAWHSPECYRRVIDQLEAAGYETDLVHLSSVGPTEHLPDFSADVAQIRSHLERLVDAGKKVVLVVHSYGGVPSSEAVKGLDCDSRQNNGQAGGVAHIFFCCSFIIPEGKSLLGAFGGNDLPWFNVSADRLEVNPDRPDEVFYNDVSEEDAQAAVKSLRPQSYRTFLSPCTYAAWKEVPSTYLYCAQDNAIPLGIQKMMVEDWAAGYPIHTEFLDASHSPFLSKPTEVTTVIRRAAGEEI